The following are encoded together in the Balaenoptera acutorostrata chromosome 9, mBalAcu1.1, whole genome shotgun sequence genome:
- the TIRAP gene encoding toll/interleukin-1 receptor domain-containing adapter protein: protein MASSPSLPAPRSRSKKPLGKMADWFRQALSRKPTKTPVCPESTRSDVSEPSSSDRPPPLGPSPAVSPTPPPTHVGAHGGSSGGSGRWSKDYDVCVCHSEEDLAAAQELVSYLEGSAAGLRCFLQLRDATPGGAIVSELCQALSSSHCRVLLITQGFLRDPWCRYQMLQALSEAPGAEGRTIPLMSGLPRAAYPAELRFMYFVDGWGPDGGFRQVKEAVTRYLQTLS from the exons ATGGCATCATCACCCTCCTTGCCAGCTCCTCGTTCCAGGTCCAAGAAGCCTCTGGGCAAGATGGCTG ACTGGTTCAGGCAGGCCCTGTCGAGAAAGCCCACAAAGACGCCCGTCTGCCCAGAAAGCACCCGCAGTGACGTCTCAGAGCCGAGCTCCTCGGACAGGCCCCcacccctgggccccagcccagcgGTGTCTCCCACCCCGCCGCCGACACACGTGGGCGCCCAcggcggcagcagcggcggcAGCGGCCGCTGGAGCAAAGACTATGACGTGTGCGTGTGCCACAGCGAGGAGGACCTGGCGGCCGCGCAGGAGCTGGTCTCCTACCTGGAGGGCAGCGCTGCCGGCCTGCGCTGCTTCCTGCAGCTGCGCGACGCGACCCCCGGCGGCGCCATAGTGTCCGagctgtgccaggccctgagcagCAGCCACTGTCGCGTGCTGCTCATCACGCAGGGCTTCCTGCGGGACCCGTGGTGCAGGTACCAGATGCTGCAGGCGCTGAGCGAGGCCCCCGGGGCGGAGGGCCGCACCATCCCGCTGATGTCGGGCCTCCCCAGAGCCGCCTACCCCGCCGAGCTCCGATTCATGTACTTCGTGGACGGCTGGGGTCCCGACGGCGGCTTTCGCCAGGTCAAGGAGGCTGTCACGCGGT ACCTGCAGACCCTCAGCTGA